The following DNA comes from Oceanithermus desulfurans.
CTCCTTTGCGCCAAAAGTAGATGCGGATGTAGTGGTGGCGGTAGCGCTTGCGTAATTCGGAGATGGGGCCGTGAAAGTTCCATTTCACGTAGGGCGCCCGAAGATCCTCCCCTTGCTGCTCTAGCAGTTTCAAAAGCCACATTACTTGGGCCCACAACCTCGCGTCGTCACGTTCCAAGCGCCAAAGCCACTCCTCGATAAGCGATTGACCGCGCTCATCGCGATAGAACTCAACTCGATAGGGCCCGGACACTACACACTCCGATCCTAATGCGCCCCGTGAACGTTAGTCAACCCTAACTTATACAGCCGCGATAATCGCGCATTAAGAGACGGCGCGCTTCTTCCACTCATTTGCATTTCATCAACTCCCGAAGACGGTCGATCTCGTCCTGCGGGAGGCGGCGGCCGCTCGCCAGCCAGCCTTCGAGCCAAGCACAGAGCTCGTTCGGCTCAATCAAAACCTCATCCAGAGCCCGCTGGGCCACCCAGATGGCGCCGTGAACCTCCACGCCGTGCCGTGCAGCCCGCTTCCTAAGGGGGCCGTCGCTCGCGACAAGGATCGCTTTGTTCTTTTTTGCGTAGTAGAGAACGAGCGCGTCGGTTGAACTCAGATTCGCCGTCCTCAGTCCTAACGCAGGCATAACCCAACTTCGGGGAACGGCGACCTCCCGATAACCCGCCGCGCGGATCTCTTCTGTGAGCTCCGCGCCGCACTCGTTCAGCACGACGTCGAGCACGTGCACCGATCTGGCAAGCTTTGGCAGCAAAGGTAGGCCATTCACGCTCTCCAGGTCCAGCAGCGTGGAGGTGTCGACCACCAGGATCAAGCGGGGACCTCCCGCCACTCCCTAAGCCGCCGGTGAAGCTCGGGAACCGGCTCGCCCAGCACCTCGGCGGCGCGGCTTAGGGTGATTTGCTCGTGCAGCACCAGCTTCCAGACGAGGCGCTCCAGACGCCCGAGCGTTTGGGAAGCAGGCAAGGGCTCCCCGGGTTCCCAAAGCTGCCCGAAACGCTTGTTGATCCAGCCAAGTTGTTGGCCCATTTGCTTTTGCGAGATCAGCTTAAGCTGGGCCGCCCGTAGGAGAACGGTTCGCACGCTTACACCGTAACGAAAACGCAAGTCTGCGAGCAAAGGTAGGGGCAGCCACCGCTTTTCAAAGCCCCTGAGCTCATCTTTTAGCGTTTCAGGCGGAAGCAAGACCGCAGCCGCGAAGTGATTCGCCGTCTTCTCCCGGGGGTCGCGTTTCCGGGCGGGGCGCTTGGGCTCGTTGTACTCCTGCCGATGAAAGATCAGGTGTGCGAGCTCGTGCAAAGCAGTGAAGCGCTGCCGTTCAACGGCATGTTCTGCGTTGATGAAGATCACCGCTCCCACCTCGTTCTCGTCGTAGGCGGAAAAGCCCGACACCTCCGCAGGTAGCGATTGGAGGATAACCTTGAGCCCCCGCTGCTCGAGCAAGTGCAGCACGTCGCCCAGCGGCCCCTCCTCCGCCCCCAGCCAAACCCGGACCTCGCGGGCGACTTGCTCGATGAAGTCCGGGTCGTAATCGGCCCGGGGGCGGTATTCGGGAATGACCGGTGTTTCTCCAGCCAGCTCTTCGATCTCCCGATAGTCCCTGGCCTTCTTGCTAAGCAAGGTACGCAGCTCGGAGGAGAGTGCTTTGGGGTCGTCGGCGCGGAACAATAGCGCGGGGGCCTCTGCCTGGGGACGTTCGAAGAAAAGCTCCAGGGGCACGCCGAGTTCGCGCGCCAGGAGTGCCAGCTTGGCCACCGGAGGCTCGCGCTCGCCTTTTTCCCAGGCAGCCAGGGTCTGCCGAGTGACCCCCACCCGGCGGCCGAGCTCCCCCTGGGAAAGGCCCCGGGCCCGGCGGATTTCACCGATCAACTTAACATTCACAGGCATACTTTAAACCTTCCGGGTTAGGCCGACGTTAAATATATTGTACAACCACGCAGGGAGTAATTAGGTGCGCTGCTTATCCCCTCAATAGGTGTGAGCTGGCTGGCCCAAGGGGATTCGGTTACAGCAGTGCCAGGTAGAGTTCCCACTCCACTCACGCTACGCGCACCAAGTGGCGCGCCGCTCGCCAATTCGGCAACCTACGCTAAAGCTTGTTTCAATACAGATGGTATACTGGCTTCGCCAGGCCCGGTAACCGAATTGTCACCGTAGGGTGTGCGTGCCCTGAGCGGGCTAGGTGCCGGACCGCTTTGTTCACAAGGCGCCCACACAAGAGAACGCCGCTTGTTAATCAAGCAGCAGGCGCGCTAGTGCTTGCCGACTTGGTGACCGGCTGGGCCTGTTGAGATGAACTTATCGTCAATCCACCCTCTGTTAGCGAGTGTGGACGCTGCAATACGGATTTGCCGGGATGTAAAGTTACTTTTTTTGCGCGGTGCCCATTCATAAAAGCGCCACTCCAACTCATCGAGGTCCACGGGTTTATCGCGGATGGCAATCCAATGAACGGTGGCCAACAGTTCCAGGCCGTGGGGCGATTCAAACCCTTCCACAAGTTCCGCTACGCGTTGCAAGCGCTCTTGGGCATCGGGTGCCGAATCCAGGGCGCGTTGCGCATCTTCCAGAGCGCCAGGGACCAGCTCAATGACTTTGTTCGGCTGATCGCCTCCCACGCCGTAGCCGCTTATAAAGTAAGAATCTACAGATTTGAGAACATGACGCAGGTTCTCCGCATAGGGGCCGTAAGGGGCCTTGACATAACGAAGCTTGAGGGGCAGGCCTGCTTCTTGGGCAAAGTACATTAGTTTGTGTACTTCGAGCAAAGTAATAGAAGGCGCCAAAAGGCCTTGTAAGTACCTATCAATCAGGCTAACTAGGACTGCACGACCTTGCGTCATCTTAGGGGGGGTGCCCCGTCGAACGCTTCGCGGTAGCGGCTCTTTTTCCAGTGGTTCGTACACAACAATGTGAACGCCTCGGAGATCTTTGAGGGCGTTTTCGATTAGGGGGCGCACTTCTTTCCAATCGAGCCCGCCAAGGCCCGAGCCTAATGGGGGGAGGGCCAAGGATTTGATCCCTCGCTTGGCAATTTCTTCCCGCAGAGCCTGTAGCCCTGCTTCGATGTCTTCAATCCGTGATTTGCTGCGCCAGTGCCTTTTGGTGGGAAAGTTAATAATGTAGCGGGGGTTGGTGAGCCGGCCCGTTTCGTAAACGAACATTTTGCCTGGTTGAACTTCTTTACGGCTGCACGCTTTTACGTATTCCTTGAAGTTGTCGGGCCAGGCTTGTTTGAACTGCAGAGCAATACCCCGACCCATGACCCCTACGCAATTAACGGAGTTAACAAGGGCCTCTACGTCCGCTTCAAGGACGTTCCCTTTGCGGTACTCGATCATGGCCTCGCGCTCCGCACAGTAGTACTAATAGTACCACCCCTTCATGACCCGAACATCGAGGCAGATAGCCTGCCCGTGCTGAAGGAGGGTTTGGACAACTTTACGTCGAATCTCTTCGCTGTATACACCTATTCGACGAATCAATTCGAACGGAAAGAACTCATAAACCAGGAACTCGGCCTGCTTGCGCTCCTTCACGTCTACACCCCGAAAATCTGTGGCGGCAATGGCATCCCAGTCGAGTCGTTTAAAGTCACCTGGGTTGCACCCAAACTCAACCGCATAAGCCCCAGCGTTGCCGAAAGAGAGGGCCCACTTGGCGCCTTTGCGTTCGGCCCATTCAATCGCTCTATACAGGTCAGCTTCCAAATGAATAATCGGCTCCTGCCCCTCGGTGAAATCGATATCCGGGTGACCCCCTTTATACAGAATATAGAGCATGATTGAACGGGGGCAGTAATAAAATGGCACGTACTCACCAACTTTGGTGCCCGGGTAGCACGCCACCTCGATTTCTTCCAAGCGGCGACGCTTGATCTTTGACATGCCGACGGCTTGCGGAGGCCCTCCTTTCTGGATCATCAGCGCGTCCGATATCAAGCCCCCACGCCTGAGAATGCCTTCAAGGTTGTCTACGTGAGTAATGTGGTAAATCTTAGGGTTCTGGGGCATCGGGCTCACACCGGTTCACCCCCCCAAACAACCGCTCCCAGGCTTCGAGGACGAGGCGGCGGGTGCGGTATTCGCCGTACTCGCGGAGTTCCTTGCGCTTGAGGGCGGAAAAGGTTTCGGAGGGGAAATCGCTTTGCTGGGTACGGGCCTTGTAGGCGGCGGGGTCGAGGGGGTCTTGGACCTCTTCCCAGTCGTTTTGCACCAAGGTTTCGAGCTCGCGCTCGGTGAGGTCTTTGGGGTCTAGGATGTAGCGGAGCTGCTTGCGGTTTAGGCCGTAGAGCCTCGCGTAGTAGGCGTCGAGCTCGGCGCGGACGAGGGCGCGGCGGTCCTCGTTCCAGCCGAAGGGCGGGAAGGGGGCCCGGCCCGCAAACCAGCCGGGCGGGGCGAAGCGGGGATCGCGGCCCGCCTCCTCCAGGCCCACGCCGTGGTGCTCGGCGAAGCGGCGACTGATCTCCCTCCGGATGTCCTCAGCTAGGTCCGGCGGAACGGCGCTCGGGTCCGCGAGCTCTTCCCAGAGGTCCTGTGCGAAGGGCGCGAGGTCCCAGGCGGTGTAGACGAGCTCCAGGACGCGGGGGACGAGGAAGCGGAGGTCTTCGGGGGTGTAGGCGGTCGGGGGGAGGATGGGGAATTGCTGAAGGTAATTGAACGTTAGATGTGTCCCACCTACTTTTTGGCGAGCCACATAATCTAAGACCAACGAATCAAAGTCAGCCAATAGTAGTAACTGCATGTATGTAGTAGCCTCGGATAGCAATAAGGGAGCTGTGTGTCCTACCCCCACCCTCGGCACCAGCGAGAAGATCGCGGTGCGCTCGTTGGTAGAGTTTGTGATGTCCCGGAAGCCCAGGAACCACCCCCGCTCCCAGCGCCAGCGAAGCTGTCCCTCGCGGTCGCGCTGTTCCAAGCGGGCCTCGACCTCGGCCTTAGGCACCCAGTAGCGGGGCTGGGGCTGGTAGGCGGGGTCGGCGTGTTCCTCGGGGGTGGTGTCGCGGGTCTTGCTGGCCCCGGGGTCGTAGGTGGCGAAGAGGTGGTCGAACTGCCAGATCATCTTCGCCTCGTAGAGCGGCAGGTAGACCTCGCCGTCCTTCTCGAAGCGGTTGCCCCGGAGGGTGAAGCCCTGGTCGGTAAGTTCCTTGTATGTTTTGAAGAGTACCGAATCGGTATTCATCATGAACATGAGGCGAAAGCGCACGCCCCAGGGGTTCTCCTCGGGGACATGGCGCGTCTTGGGCGCGAGCGGCAGGTCCTCCATGAGGAGCTGGCCGGGGGGCGCGTAGGCTTCCTCCCGCGCCTCGCGGAGGAGGACGGGGACGCGGCGGTAGATGGCCTTGGTGAGCTCGGCGTCGGCCCGGGTGCGGAAGGTGGGGCAGGTTTTGGTGTTGGGGTTCAAGAGGGCGAACTCCTCGGGGGCGAGGGTGAAGGCGCGACGCTCGTCGGCGAGGTGCTCAACGCGGGTGGCGAAGAAGAGGAGCCTTGCGGGCCGGGCCGGGTCGCCGGGCCCTTTGAGGGAGAAGATCGAGAACTTGATGCGACTGTCGATCGCGGGAAAGAGCTTTTCCCGGTTCTCAAAGTCCAAAAGTGCCGCGAGCTCGCCTCGATCGACTACTTCGTTAAAGAAATACTGATTGAAAGAATCCGTCGCAATGCCCGTAGGTACGAGCATCCCCGAGCTGCTCTTGTGCCCAAGTATTGCCCTGGCAAGCTCAGCAAAAAGCGGTGCTAAGTTTAGCCGTCCATAGGACGATAAAGGGAAACGTTCGGATGTATGAATGAAGTTTTTAGTGGCGGCAAACTCAATTGTATCGCGCAAATATTCGAAATAGAGAGCAGGATCTTCCTGCGCCAACTGCGCAATCAGCCGTTTTCGCGCGGCCATTGTTGGGGCTTGCGCGATGTCTGGCCTTACGTTTTCAAAATAAGCTCGATCGTCGAATTCCAATTGCTCCCAGGGCGGGTTGCCGAGCACGGCGTCGAAGCCGGCGTCCATCTTGAGCCGCCCGTCCGGGCCCAAGAAGACCTCGGGGAACTCGAGCCACCAGTGGAAGAAGCGGTGGCGGTGGGCGAGGACGTCGATCTGGGCGCGGGTCTGGGGGTTCATGTAGGTGCTGTTTTCGAGCTGGGCGAGGCTCGACCTCGGCGCCTGGGAGACGAGCCAGGCCAGGCCCTCGTGGTCGGGGAGGCGGAAGGCGGGGGCGGGTTCGGCGAACCAGGCGGCGGTCCAGTAGTCGGCGATCGCGCGCCACTTCCTAACCGCGTCGCTTTCTTGCCAGGCATTGTAGGCCCTGTGGGCGGCCTCGACGTCGGCGGCCGTCGTCTGCGCCTCGGGGAGCTCGGGGAGGTGGGCCGCGAAGTCGAAGAGGGCCCCGTTTTGGGCGTGCTCGCGACGCCAGCGCTCGAGCCCCTGGCCGGTGAGGAGCTTGAGGCCCTTTAGCGCTTCCCGGGGAATGGCGGGGCGCTCCTTGAAGCCGGCCTCGGGGTCCTTGAACTTTCGCCCCGCGTAGGCGCTCTTGGGGATGCCGAGGGCGTAGAAGTTCGGCGGGGCACCCACCAGGGAGTTGCCCACCTTGAGGTGGTGGTCGAGGAACGAAAGCGGGCGGTCGCTGCTGGCCGCGGCGATCCAGATGGAAAGCTTGGCCAGCTCCACCGCCATGGGGTTGAGGTCGACGCCGTAGAGGCAGCGTTCGGCCACGCGGTGGCGCGCTTCGGGCAGGGCCTCGGCCAAGCCCTGGTAGCGGCCCGACTCGACCCAAACCTCGGCCAACGCCTCGGAAAGCCGCTCCAGAGCTCCGGTAAGGAAGGCGCCCGAACCCATGGCCGGGTCGAGCACCCGGATGGAGAGCAACGCCGCCTCCTTATCTTCGGAGGTCTCCTTGCAGGCCAGGCGTTCTTCAATGAGCGGCGACAGGCTTTCTTCGATGACCGCGCCCACGAGTTGCTTGGGGGTGTAGTAACTGCCCGAGGCTTTGCGTCCGCTGGGGTCGTCGGTCAGATAAAAGCGCTCGCCGTCGAAGCGGGGCACCAGGCCGAGAAGGCCCTCGTAGATGTAGCCCAGTTCTTCCACGCCCAGGTCGCGGTAGTTGATGCGCATGCGCTCGGCGTGGGTCAGGTGGCGCAGGGCCCTGAGCAGGCGGCCGTTGCTCGGGTGCGGCAGCCGGCTCCACAAGGCGGCGCGGCTGGCGGGATCGCGCTGGCCGCCGGTGAGCATGGCCAGACGGTCGACGTCGAAGAGCTCGCCGCCCAAAGTGGGGATGCCCAGCCGCGGGTCCCCCTCTCTGACCAACTCGAAGACGAGCAGCAGCCGCTCGAACAGGTCGGCGGCGCGGTCTTCCAGGGCGTCGTCGTCCTCGGAGAGCTCGCGCAGGGCCAGTACCGAAAGGCCCTCCCGAAAGCGCTCGGCAAATGGAGCCGCGCGGTTGGGAATAAGGCCGCGGGACTCGGCGTAGAGCAGGAACACCAGACGGTAGACCAAGCTGAGCAGCTCCTGGTAGTAGGTCTCCAGCTCTTTGGGAGAGCGCAGCAGGGCTTTGAGGTCGTCGTTCAAAAAGGCGTTACCCAGTTCTTCTATGGCCTTGCGGGCGCCGCTGCGCAGGGCTTCGGCGTCGCGGGTGCCAATTTTGCGGGCCAGCTCGAAGTATGCGTTGAGGGGGTCGTAAAAACGGCTGCGGTGAAAGAGGCGGTAAAGGGCCCTAAACTCGGCGAGCGCCGGTTCGCGCCCCGCATCGAAGAGGCCGATGAGGTCAACCTCCACGAACGCCGGGCGGGGGTGGAAGTTCTGCCCCAGAAGCCGCAGCACCCGGCCGTCGCTGACGACGCCCCAGTTCGGGCTCTCGGGGTGGTTGAGGTAGTTTTGCAACAGGTCGTGCGCGCTCTTGGCGCCGCGTTTGGGGGGTTTGAGGTCCGGCGGGGCGCCGACCAGGTGCAGCGGCGGCGGGCCTTCGGGGCCGGGCCAGCCAAGGTGGCTGATGGGAAAGCCGCGCTCGCCCAGGCGGAGGTGGCGCTGCTGGTAGGCGGGCTCGAAGTCCAGGGCCTGAAAGAGGGGCAGCAGCCAGCGCCGGCGCAGCTCGCCGTTTTCGAGCCGGCCCTGTTTGAGCTCGTTCGCCACGCTCCGGTAACGCGCGCGCAGCCCGTCGAAGATACCGGCCACGCGGGCGAGGAAGGCGTCTTCGCTTTTGTGGCCAAAGGTTTCGTAACCGTAGGGCTTGTCGCGCCGGGAGGGTCCGGCCAGCTCTTGCAGGAACTCGTCGGTCAGCAGGCCACCCTGGACACGAAAGAAGTTGAGGCTCACGACCTACCTCCCACGAAGACGGTCAAGGCCAGCCACTCGGGACTGCCCAGAGGTTCGAGCATGGTCAGCTCCTGCACGAAGGCGACCCCCGGTCCGTAGACCCGACTCAGTTTTTCGGTTAGCTTGCTGCGCT
Coding sequences within:
- a CDS encoding type II toxin-antitoxin system RelE/ParE family toxin produces the protein MSGPYRVEFYRDERGQSLIEEWLWRLERDDARLWAQVMWLLKLLEQQGEDLRAPYVKWNFHGPISELRKRYRHHYIRIYFWRKGEAIFVAAAGELKKSKESDDALLSYALGAYRKEAEE
- a CDS encoding helix-turn-helix domain-containing protein, with translation MNVKLIGEIRRARGLSQGELGRRVGVTRQTLAAWEKGEREPPVAKLALLARELGVPLELFFERPQAEAPALLFRADDPKALSSELRTLLSKKARDYREIEELAGETPVIPEYRPRADYDPDFIEQVAREVRVWLGAEEGPLGDVLHLLEQRGLKVILQSLPAEVSGFSAYDENEVGAVIFINAEHAVERQRFTALHELAHLIFHRQEYNEPKRPARKRDPREKTANHFAAAVLLPPETLKDELRGFEKRWLPLPLLADLRFRYGVSVRTVLLRAAQLKLISQKQMGQQLGWINKRFGQLWEPGEPLPASQTLGRLERLVWKLVLHEQITLSRAAEVLGEPVPELHRRLREWREVPA
- the darG gene encoding type II toxin-antitoxin system antitoxin DNA ADP-ribosyl glycohydrolase DarG codes for the protein MIEYRKGNVLEADVEALVNSVNCVGVMGRGIALQFKQAWPDNFKEYVKACSRKEVQPGKMFVYETGRLTNPRYIINFPTKRHWRSKSRIEDIEAGLQALREEIAKRGIKSLALPPLGSGLGGLDWKEVRPLIENALKDLRGVHIVVYEPLEKEPLPRSVRRGTPPKMTQGRAVLVSLIDRYLQGLLAPSITLLEVHKLMYFAQEAGLPLKLRYVKAPYGPYAENLRHVLKSVDSYFISGYGVGGDQPNKVIELVPGALEDAQRALDSAPDAQERLQRVAELVEGFESPHGLELLATVHWIAIRDKPVDLDELEWRFYEWAPRKKSNFTSRQIRIAASTLANRGWIDDKFISTGPAGHQVGKH
- the darT gene encoding type II toxin-antitoxin system toxin DNA ADP-ribosyl transferase DarT, with amino-acid sequence MPQNPKIYHITHVDNLEGILRRGGLISDALMIQKGGPPQAVGMSKIKRRRLEEIEVACYPGTKVGEYVPFYYCPRSIMLYILYKGGHPDIDFTEGQEPIIHLEADLYRAIEWAERKGAKWALSFGNAGAYAVEFGCNPGDFKRLDWDAIAATDFRGVDVKERKQAEFLVYEFFPFELIRRIGVYSEEIRRKVVQTLLQHGQAICLDVRVMKGWYY
- a CDS encoding Eco57I restriction-modification methylase domain-containing protein; translated protein: MSLNFFRVQGGLLTDEFLQELAGPSRRDKPYGYETFGHKSEDAFLARVAGIFDGLRARYRSVANELKQGRLENGELRRRWLLPLFQALDFEPAYQQRHLRLGERGFPISHLGWPGPEGPPPLHLVGAPPDLKPPKRGAKSAHDLLQNYLNHPESPNWGVVSDGRVLRLLGQNFHPRPAFVEVDLIGLFDAGREPALAEFRALYRLFHRSRFYDPLNAYFELARKIGTRDAEALRSGARKAIEELGNAFLNDDLKALLRSPKELETYYQELLSLVYRLVFLLYAESRGLIPNRAAPFAERFREGLSVLALRELSEDDDALEDRAADLFERLLLVFELVREGDPRLGIPTLGGELFDVDRLAMLTGGQRDPASRAALWSRLPHPSNGRLLRALRHLTHAERMRINYRDLGVEELGYIYEGLLGLVPRFDGERFYLTDDPSGRKASGSYYTPKQLVGAVIEESLSPLIEERLACKETSEDKEAALLSIRVLDPAMGSGAFLTGALERLSEALAEVWVESGRYQGLAEALPEARHRVAERCLYGVDLNPMAVELAKLSIWIAAASSDRPLSFLDHHLKVGNSLVGAPPNFYALGIPKSAYAGRKFKDPEAGFKERPAIPREALKGLKLLTGQGLERWRREHAQNGALFDFAAHLPELPEAQTTAADVEAAHRAYNAWQESDAVRKWRAIADYWTAAWFAEPAPAFRLPDHEGLAWLVSQAPRSSLAQLENSTYMNPQTRAQIDVLAHRHRFFHWWLEFPEVFLGPDGRLKMDAGFDAVLGNPPWEQLEFDDRAYFENVRPDIAQAPTMAARKRLIAQLAQEDPALYFEYLRDTIEFAATKNFIHTSERFPLSSYGRLNLAPLFAELARAILGHKSSSGMLVPTGIATDSFNQYFFNEVVDRGELAALLDFENREKLFPAIDSRIKFSIFSLKGPGDPARPARLLFFATRVEHLADERRAFTLAPEEFALLNPNTKTCPTFRTRADAELTKAIYRRVPVLLREAREEAYAPPGQLLMEDLPLAPKTRHVPEENPWGVRFRLMFMMNTDSVLFKTYKELTDQGFTLRGNRFEKDGEVYLPLYEAKMIWQFDHLFATYDPGASKTRDTTPEEHADPAYQPQPRYWVPKAEVEARLEQRDREGQLRWRWERGWFLGFRDITNSTNERTAIFSLVPRVGVGHTAPLLLSEATTYMQLLLLADFDSLVLDYVARQKVGGTHLTFNYLQQFPILPPTAYTPEDLRFLVPRVLELVYTAWDLAPFAQDLWEELADPSAVPPDLAEDIRREISRRFAEHHGVGLEEAGRDPRFAPPGWFAGRAPFPPFGWNEDRRALVRAELDAYYARLYGLNRKQLRYILDPKDLTERELETLVQNDWEEVQDPLDPAAYKARTQQSDFPSETFSALKRKELREYGEYRTRRLVLEAWERLFGGVNRCEPDAPEP